A genomic region of Pantoea alfalfae contains the following coding sequences:
- a CDS encoding proton-conducting transporter transmembrane domain-containing protein, with protein sequence MTTLLTGEPASLLTLALLVWVLSGVGGWVVAVITKVSSLIFGAGSMVAALCVIVAAIQILQGRATVQAVLPVLPFNAELTALNALILLAMSVTALMCSLYACAWLTNVCASKRARTGLMCNLLMAALTAAAMSASAVELILMMEMAALCAYFMIVQADDVKSRRAGLNQFLSGRIGTLCLILAFALLHHASGSVNFEVLRHAAFTPGIKSATFLLALAGFGLYAGIIPLHAWVPQSHSSAPAHAAALFSSALMKVGIIGIVKVGLDLLGAPPLWWGLMVLLLAVLTAFIGGLYALMEHDIRRLLAYHTLENIGIILLGVGGAMTGVALNLPVLASLALLAGLFHLFNHGLFKTALFLGAGQIEMQTGIKDMEKLGGIARLMPWTAGAMLIALMSMAALPPLNGFASEWLLYQSLFQLSSSHVFIARLMGPLLAVGLALTGALALMCIAKVFGVTFLGTPRSQAAADATPAPRAMTLSTVLLALLCVTSGVASPWIIPQFSAVAVSLLNTPVLLTAQHGVAFSPTSAVSAPMVAILLLGMPLVPWLIAAVLRGARLPNRSRGDAWACGYAHSADMVVTATGFAQPLRVMFAPLYRLRSHATPVSLVSALHRGWLGVFCRRLALIELAVLLVVAFA encoded by the coding sequence ATGACGACTTTATTAACCGGTGAACCGGCGTCGTTACTGACGCTGGCGCTGCTGGTCTGGGTGCTGAGCGGCGTGGGTGGCTGGGTTGTTGCTGTCATAACGAAAGTCAGCAGCCTGATTTTTGGTGCAGGCAGCATGGTCGCGGCGCTGTGCGTCATCGTGGCCGCTATACAGATTTTGCAGGGCAGAGCAACGGTTCAGGCCGTACTCCCGGTTCTGCCCTTTAACGCAGAACTGACGGCGCTGAATGCGTTAATCCTGCTGGCGATGTCCGTCACCGCACTGATGTGCAGCCTGTATGCCTGTGCGTGGCTGACGAATGTCTGTGCCTCTAAGCGCGCCCGCACCGGTCTGATGTGCAATCTGCTGATGGCCGCTCTGACGGCGGCGGCAATGTCGGCCAGCGCCGTGGAACTGATCCTGATGATGGAAATGGCTGCCCTGTGCGCCTATTTCATGATTGTTCAGGCCGACGATGTGAAAAGCCGCCGTGCCGGTCTGAATCAGTTTTTATCCGGCCGCATCGGCACACTGTGTCTGATCCTTGCCTTCGCCCTGCTGCATCACGCCAGCGGCAGCGTCAATTTTGAGGTGCTGCGCCATGCGGCGTTCACGCCGGGCATTAAATCGGCAACCTTCCTCCTGGCGCTGGCCGGTTTCGGGCTGTACGCCGGGATTATCCCGCTGCACGCCTGGGTGCCACAGTCGCATTCCAGCGCGCCCGCTCACGCCGCCGCCCTGTTCTCTTCTGCACTGATGAAAGTCGGCATTATAGGCATCGTAAAAGTCGGACTGGATCTGCTGGGCGCACCGCCACTCTGGTGGGGCCTGATGGTATTGCTTCTGGCTGTCCTGACCGCATTTATCGGTGGGCTGTATGCTCTGATGGAGCACGATATCCGCCGCCTGCTGGCCTATCACACGCTGGAAAACATCGGGATTATTTTGCTCGGTGTTGGTGGTGCAATGACCGGCGTGGCGCTGAATTTGCCGGTTCTGGCGTCACTCGCGCTGCTAGCGGGTCTGTTCCATCTGTTTAATCACGGCCTGTTTAAAACAGCGCTGTTTCTGGGTGCCGGTCAAATTGAAATGCAGACTGGCATTAAAGATATGGAAAAACTCGGCGGCATTGCCCGTCTGATGCCGTGGACAGCGGGTGCGATGCTGATTGCGCTGATGTCGATGGCCGCGCTGCCGCCGTTAAACGGTTTCGCCAGTGAATGGCTGCTGTATCAGTCCCTGTTCCAGCTGAGCAGCAGCCACGTCTTTATCGCCCGCCTGATGGGGCCGCTGCTGGCGGTCGGTCTGGCACTGACCGGCGCGCTGGCGCTGATGTGTATTGCTAAAGTGTTTGGCGTGACTTTCCTCGGCACACCGCGCAGTCAGGCAGCGGCAGACGCCACACCGGCACCGCGCGCCATGACATTGAGTACCGTGCTGCTGGCGCTGCTGTGCGTGACTTCCGGTGTTGCCTCACCGTGGATTATTCCGCAATTCTCCGCCGTTGCTGTCTCCCTTCTGAACACGCCAGTTTTACTGACTGCACAGCATGGCGTGGCATTCTCGCCGACGTCCGCGGTGTCTGCCCCGATGGTGGCCATTTTGCTGCTGGGAATGCCGTTAGTGCCGTGGCTTATCGCCGCAGTTCTGCGCGGCGCGCGGCTGCCAAATCGTTCACGGGGCGATGCCTGGGCCTGTGGTTACGCGCACTCCGCCGACATGGTGGTGACGGCGACCGGTTTCGCCCAGCCGCTGCGCGTGATGTTTGCCCCGCTTTACCGTCTGCGCAGTCATGCGACACCGGTGTCACTGGTTTCAGCCCTGCACCGTGGCTGGCTGGGGGTGTTCTGCCGTCGTCTGGCGCTCATCGAACTGGCCGTGTTACTGGTCGTGGCTTTTGCCTGA
- a CDS encoding respiratory chain complex I subunit 1 family protein, which produces MNFPSLLAGSLWPLALIQAVTLLAVAPLFAGFSRVMRARMHNRRGPGVLQEYRDIAKLLQRQSVAPAAAGMAFRSMPYLLTGGLLVIATALPMVTLMSPMGAAGDLITVIYLFAVVRFVFAIAGLDTGSTFTGIGASREAVLGVLVEPILLLGLWMAALVAGSTSLGAIAARVLHWPLSSSLTLTLAGLACAFATYIEMGKLPFDMAEAEQELQEGPLTEYSGAALGVLKIGISLKQLVVLQLFLGLFFPFGLVENLAPLALLTAVVVCLLKLLIAVFMVALIENSVARLRFLKTSRTTWAGFGLAFLALVSWLVAG; this is translated from the coding sequence ATGAACTTTCCTTCCCTGCTGGCCGGTTCGCTGTGGCCGCTGGCGCTAATTCAGGCGGTGACATTGCTGGCTGTCGCTCCTTTGTTTGCCGGTTTCAGCCGCGTGATGCGTGCGCGAATGCACAACCGGCGCGGTCCCGGCGTATTACAGGAATACCGTGACATCGCCAAATTGCTTCAGCGTCAGAGCGTCGCGCCCGCAGCAGCAGGCATGGCGTTTCGCAGTATGCCGTATCTGTTGACTGGCGGTTTACTGGTCATCGCCACCGCCCTGCCAATGGTGACGCTGATGTCACCGATGGGCGCGGCGGGTGACCTGATCACCGTGATTTATCTTTTTGCCGTGGTGCGTTTTGTGTTTGCCATCGCCGGACTCGACACCGGCAGCACTTTCACCGGCATTGGCGCCAGCCGCGAAGCCGTTCTCGGTGTTCTGGTGGAGCCGATTCTGCTGCTCGGTCTGTGGATGGCGGCGCTGGTCGCCGGTTCCACGTCACTTGGTGCGATTGCCGCCCGCGTTCTGCACTGGCCGCTGTCCTCTTCCTTAACTCTGACGCTGGCCGGTCTGGCTTGTGCGTTCGCCACCTATATCGAAATGGGCAAGCTGCCGTTTGATATGGCTGAAGCCGAGCAGGAGTTACAGGAAGGCCCGCTGACCGAATACTCCGGCGCGGCGCTGGGCGTGCTGAAAATCGGCATCAGCCTGAAACAGCTGGTGGTGTTGCAGCTGTTCCTCGGCCTGTTCTTCCCGTTCGGGTTGGTGGAAAACCTGGCACCGCTGGCGTTGCTGACTGCCGTTGTGGTCTGTCTGCTGAAACTGCTGATCGCCGTGTTTATGGTCGCGCTTATCGAGAACAGCGTCGCGCGTCTGCGCTTTCTTAAAACCTCCCGCACCACGTGGGCGGGCTTCGGACTGGCGTTTCTGGCGCTGGTTTCCTGGCTGGTCGCTGGCTGA